In Magallana gigas chromosome 1, xbMagGiga1.1, whole genome shotgun sequence, the sequence TGTAAAACTCGACTTTGAAGACCATGCGTAGGAAAGAAAGACATTTCTTTTTACTTATGGTGTATCGGATAATTAGATTTgattatcaaagaaataaaaaaaacgaataaaaataattttaatttcacgataaGAAACAAATAGGAATTTttgttagggggggggggggtgttggggggtgttggggggggggtactaattacatgtatgattggATGAACATAACAGTACCTTTGTTGAGGTCGAAAGACTCAATTCCTTAGCGTACAAAAACCAGTGTTTGGATTGTTTCCCTTTAAACTTTTGTTGGATTATTGTCTCGTAACCGTCTTTTGTTAAAATACTCAGCGAACCAACATGGGATCCTTTCATGTTAATGGCTAGACTGAGACAATAGGTTCCAGCTCAAACAAAATCATATGAATTTCAGAACATTTACATTTAGAGCACAACTGTTTGAATCatgtttaagatatttttacatGACGCGTTCGGTAGACTTTCGCACAGTCAAAGAATATAAATTCGCGCAAAAtagtacaaataaaaaaaatgtattcaatataTTAGGGACCAAAATGTTTTCTTCTAGTTTTAAGTGTCAGAAAGTGCAACCTTTTCTTGgtttgagaaaaaatatcactttttgtgattaaaaaaaaaataacatgtcTGTCAATTAAATACAATTGTAATTGATGAACGTGAAAAACTTAAGATTTCTTTATTAATGCAAAATCTTTATTTACCCCGAGAAATTCACcggaacaaaaacaaatgtttcGTAAATTTGTAATGGGGAGtgtgtaaatgttttattctttCAAAAGTACTTGGGACATTTTCCCATATCTTTTTAACGTCAACACCGTTGAAATTTTCAGATCGTTTACAACTGCCAAATTGCTAATGACTTTATTTAATTCATGATGAAGATCTTGACTGAAAAGTTTTCTATACTGAATAAATGTAGAATAAATTATGATGATTATGACATATGTTCTTATTTACCATTAAAATCAACATTACTCTCCAAACTGGCGACGTCCCCAGGGAAATGATTGGACGCCTCTGCGTATTTGAAGTAGCTTCCGTTGTACGCAGAGTCAGGTCCTGTTCTTTCTGTTAATGTACTTCCCTGGAAATCAAATTATTACTTaacatcaaattaattttattaatatatatttttttgcaggATGGGTCTTTAATCCTGCtgtaattttagagaaatttgtATTGCACTGATTGCAATATTACATTGTTATCATTTGATGAGTAAAACAACCAACATATTATTTGGAATTGTACACTGTGCAGTTTTATACCATTTCTCGAGTAAAGTCGAAATCGTCATCAGTACTTTCAACAAGGAAACAGTTCTCTTCAATTTCCATCTCAAAGTCGCATTTGTATGTGACAAACGTTTCTGCAATAATAATATTCTCCAAGAAAATGTATTAGGAAGTTAGGAATTTATCTCTAGTTTCTATATGTATATCTTTAAATGCCACCCCACGTAGGAATTATACAAGTTGATAAATAgtgttaatgttaaaaaaaaaattacaggtaAAATACATTCGTTGAAAATGATAATACGTAAATTGTAAACAAGACAGAGTACAAATCATACATTGTAATCAAACGTAGCATTAACATTGACAACATACGTGAATCACACAGCTCCCCTTCCCATCCTTCGTCACAATTACATTGTGTCTGCGTCTCTAGCAAGGCCTCGCATTGTCCATTGTTACAGTTTGTATTAGAACATGGATCTAATAGAAACATCGAACAGACATTAGAATCAACTCTTGAATAGTAGTGTCTACAGTTTTGTCTGTAGAAAGATTATTTTTCTACAAACAGGTTAGGTTTTCACACaatgatttatatacatgtttgatAAATTTAGATAAATTATGCATGGACAGACATTTACACGTTAATACGCAGTGTAGCGAATTCAGTAATAAAATACCTTGACCAACTTGTTTTTGCTGTATTAGTTATTTTAGGTAGCATGGattctttaattaataaattgtttcAAAAGTTTCTTTTGTTGTGTAATAAAAACGTACCAATGTTGCAGGATGTACCAAACCATCCGTCATCACAAATACAATGGGTGTGATTTTCCGACAAAATTTCACAGCTTCCTTGGTTACAAATCACATTTGCGCACGGATCTACAAACAGGATTATAGTccgtaaattaaaataaaataagatgcGTCTTTATTTACACTTATTTAGTACTCACTTAAAACCATgccattttttctattttttttaatcgtgCGCTCAACATATTGaaatgcataagataatattttaaacattaagtGGAGAGAAAACGGATGTGGATTTCATTGACTATTGACTAGCGATCGACTAACTCAAGAATTGATCAATACATACCGACGTCACAGAACTCTCCAAACCAGCCAGGGGTACAGTTACACCGTGTCTCTGTGTCTGATACAACTTCACAGCTCCCCTGGTTACAGTTAACAACTTCACAGGCATCTAAAAAAGAATCACATTACAATTAAAAATTCACATAAAAAATCTCTTCAATATACGCGATTAAGTTTTGTATTATCTGCAGTTGCATATATTCATGAACTATAatagtaatataaaaaaatcaagaacaGGTTTTTAAGAAGGCTTGATGGGCAACAAATTAGCCTTCAGCCATCATATcgtaaattttaagatatgatttaaagagcactatatatttatttagtaaaACAAACTCCCTTAATTCAACCTTTTCAATTTTTcgcatttttgtttattcatatatttagtTCTTCTTCAAAAGGAGATCAATAGAGTCTacaaaatggccacgaccatcgagccaTCTTAAATTCAAAATGTCATCTGTGTTTGATTCATACTTACGAAAGGTACACAGTTCCCCAAACCACCCTTCTTCACAGTTGCACTTGGTCTGATTTTCTGACAAACCTTCACAACTTCCATGTTTACAAGTCGTATTTTCGCATGGATCTACATCGaagaaaatgcattatttactgAAAGACACCAGACAACcataacatttttttggtattttgacAAGTACTTTTTTAAGGAAAGACAGAGATTTGTAATGCAGAGAAGCAAAAATCgtctttatcaaaaaaatattgaatcattttttttctcggaACTTACCGACATCACAAAACTCTCCGAACCACCCCGTGCTGCAATTACATTGTGTCTGAGATTCTGATACAACTTCACAGATCCCCTGGTTACAATCTACACTTGCACAAAGAtctacaaaatataaaagaaaacatatttttgtaagTCTCAGTTGGAGTGAAAATCTGCGTTGCTTGTCTTCTGCTAAATGTTGAATAATATATTTCTGTTTATAAAAGTTACAGGGTGCATATTAAATATGggtaaattttaatgaataaaaaactcTTTAGGAGATAATATCATATAAACTTTCCATAAAGACATTTTGGCTAATGCCACCTTTAGTGCTTTTTCCTGTAATACTGTTAACTATCTTTTATTCGCGcgagaaaaaaaattgcgaGGTTAGCAAAAACCTCCTTGTCGAAAATAGTTTTCACAGCAAATTAATCCTAGCCGTACGTTTGTTAATTACTGCATGAACTCGTATTAGGCTGGGTAGCGAACATTAATCGTCGCGAACCAGTTTATTGGAagttaattacaaaataaacgcgctgcaaattaaaaattttatttattattataataattaatctgtttcagtaaaaataaatgcaacatACCGTTTTGACAAAACTCCCCAGTGAATCCTAAGGGACACTTGCATCGAGAAGCAGAGTCGACAATGAGTTCACAGATTCCGCCATTTTGACAAACATTACCACAGGGATCAACTTTGTCTataaaaaaacacaacacaTATTTAAGTGACTTAGAAAAAGCTAGGCAAACATTTACACATTGCCATGAAATTCTGTATACATGCTATATTATAGTAAATTATATTTGGTTCATATTCTAAATTAATTAAgcaaaaactgcaaaaaacaATACATATCAAACTGGATAAAAGCACATGGTGTTATTAAGctataattatttattacaaaatggcAATCGAAGTTACATCAGCATTTGTTGCCGGATTCTGACACAAGAAAAAGTTCACAgttatttaaagcaatatgagctgcattttttaGAATATTATTTTGCTGctaaaacctgctagtatgataagtctgcttgtaaattaaattcatatgataaataagattttaaagaatcaCTAATTTTCGTCAGAAGAATGATttttcttctaaggaatatatcacagaacaatttttgtacagggCGACAATAATTCACTTTTGCTTCAATAAAGGCTTCTTTACGacttttccaataaaaatatggctaaaagaattttaaaaaccatgatatttttgtcattttagtaaaaaataaaattttcgtaaaaaaaaatttcagcatgaaaattgcagctcatgtTGCTTTAAAACCAATGCTACATGAAACTTACTACACAGATTTGGAGTAATCCGTATGTTATCAAATATCAGGTGTTGAAAGCCGTACACTCCCTCAAACTCAATCTGCAAAATagtaatatattaaacaaaatgaatatttatattacaCCTCCtatctttttatatataaaatcaaactaTTGTAACTGATTTTACAATATAGAACACCATTTCTCAATACGCTGCTAAAACAAACGTTATCAATAGTATATAGTTGGTATACACTCGATTCAATGCGCAAATATAATGTCATATCATCTCTTATGATTTAATCTGTATCTCGTCTTTGATTTATTAGTATTTTTaaccaattaaaaatataactttatctGTGTTTGAACTCCAAAGATACTGGCGCTTTTATGTGCTGAAGTTGAATTTTATGCTTATTATATGTTGTACAACACAACCAATTTCTTTCACTTATATCAAGTTATACGTATGCATACTTTCATATTATCGACGGCGGGAAGGTCAACTTCCCCAGTGGCCCAGTCGTTGCCAGTATTTTCATCGAACACAACACTCGATGTTCCAGAGTCACTGAAAACTCGAACCGTCAAAGTGGTCGGGTATGCATCCCCTACATTGTTGTCAGCTATTGCGTAATCAAACCGGAGACATCGGCTGGCCCCTAagtaacaaaataaatgaaaagaaaagaaaacctcCTTAAGGAAATGTTTCCATTAGTACAATACCTTAAGTTATCAAAGTTAATTTGACACCCCAAAACAAATTATGGAACATAGTAAtaatccaaatttaaaaaatagatagTCAATTACATTACAAATACGAAAGTGAATCTCTAACCAAACTAGTCATACAACATTTTTCAGCAGTATGCCTAAAGCAATCACATacctattgaaataaatgataacgttaaaacaaatatgtaatcTTATATTTACTTTCAAATACTGCTGACGTCTCCAGCTTTGCTCTGTAAGTATAGTAAAATGCCGTTGCAAAGAGGTTATTGCGTAGTGTAGCCATCAGGTCACCATCGGATGCAGTTTTTGTGAAGCCATTCAAGTTTGAGTactacaaaaagaaaaaaaaatacccattaCACAGAcagtccttttttaaattatccCAGTTTACCATAATTATGAAAGCAGAAATTTTAGAACACCTGACATCAGGCTACCTACGGTTATTACAtctacttcattttttttttcaaacactacggggtattttttttttgttgattagaGAGGTGCAAGAGTAATCCTAGTTTACTTGTTTGCAGTCATCGAAATCTCCGGTAGAATTCCATTGTCTACTTTAAAAATAGCAGGTAGACGCTGGAGATATTCTGGACCAGTTCTGGAGGTAGCAAACGAATACACCATATGTCACTATCCTAGTCCTTGCAATAAAAACAAACCTTGTTTGTAGACCATTGGAAATCGACCCCTGTTGAGCTATGTGTCATCAGCGTGGTAAAATCGTCTTCAAAGCTGTCTGTCACCGTGGCAGTAGCTGTATCAAACAATACAATGACCTTGTCAGCAAGTACAATGTTACATTAGGACACATGCGAACTGACAACTCTCTTAATCTACAAAAACTAATAATACAAATATCATTAGAATTTATAGCACTATCATTGACCTATTACATACCCGCGACTGTATCACAGTTAGTACCAGAATACCCTTCAGTACAGACACAGGTGTACTCGTCAGTAGTGGCGCCATCTACACACGTAGCGGGGTATTTACAAGGGAGGATACTGCATGCTACAAAAACGATAAGCACatctaaaaaaacaaatattgataaacAAATGTACAAAACATAAATTAGAGATAAACAAATAGACTTAAAAACAGTTGTATTACAAAAAGACAGAGGTATAAAGTAAACATAATTTGAATTCAATCACATCATAAAAGATTATACTTATAACCAAACTGTTATAGAttcggagaaaaaaaaaacgacgaAAACACGTGGTAAGTTAATGAGCAACTATCGATCATATTTCAACATAGAGTTTTAGCGTCCTAATGAGACGTTcttattaatgatttttctttCCGATTTATTGTTCATCATTCTTCTGTATATTACGACAGTTATTAACTAAATATCAAGAATTTCAAAAAGTAGGTACGTTTAGTGCTTAACATAAATCCTGGTTTATTCCAAATCTATAACATGCACGTCTTAAAACTCGTTTAAAGCAAAGAACACTGCATTAGATTTTGGACGAGTTTTCATAACCGGTAATCCCAAACGCTAAAACGGTTGTAAATAAGTATATCTCAGAGAAGACACCCATTTACACAATGATCAGTATAACTGTGATTTTACCGGATGGCTCTGCTGTGACTGTCATGGAGAATCCCTTCCCAGGAGTCACTGCACTGTACTGCTCACTGTCAAAGCGGACCACCATCATATTGGTGGGACCCAGGTTCTTCTTTGTGAAGATCGCACCACCAGAGTCACCACATATTCTGATACATGGAGAAAAATCATCTGATATCCCAACAACTACAAAGACATCTTAGATTCTGACACATGTGTGTGCATATATAATTCGTCAAGTCAACGGGCATGCTTTGTCATTAGTTTAAGCTTAAACAAAAAGTAAAAGGCATAAACAAGtcacaatatgatattgttacatGTTTGTCAGGACATTTCATTTTAAGGTGACTATTAGAATAATCAGCCAATGCTGCTTTAATGTTCAGAAAAcatggtgtgacgtcatagattaaagttcaGTGGCAGCgggaaattcaaattaagaaatCGACATTTCGTGACTGATGTCTTTtcccatttttaaaagaaaatacattgaacaatcaataaaagtaaaattaatgttatcgATTGGAGTGATTATGCATGCATGGTTTCCTTTCCCTTTCCGTTTTTTTCTCACATCTCATTATGAATGTACAATGAATTCTTACAATTTCCCGTCAGTCCCGGAGAGATAGTCCCTGATTTCTATGTAGTGGTAACAGTTGTCCTGGTCACTGGTTGGCAGATCGAGGCTATCGACTTCGACCTTGATCTTCGTTTTTTCAGGTCCCTGTCCAAATATAATACACTGAATTTCGGAAGAGGACGTCACAGAAGATGATAGAAGATGGCTAATATAGTAGTCATTTCAATTAACGCAATTCCATGTTGGATAAGATGTATATTTAAGTTTGTGTCCTATCTTTCAAAATGTTGACAATTTATATGGCATAGGCCTATGTTGATTTGAACGTGGATATTCATTCTTTCAAAAAAGGGAGAACAAACCCTGGAGCAATTTGGAAGCAAGTGTCTTAGTTATcttcaattttcaaattcatgtttttaatatCTAATAGTCAAACACAGACCAATATGAATAGCTACAGCTGTATAACACTTACCTTAATCAACCATGTGCATGTCAGGTTGGTTTGATACCCAAACATTTCGATTTTGTCTGATGATCCAACAGTCAAATTTACTAAGCCTCCGCATTCTACAATTACATTCAAGGCAAGTTAATAACTACTGTAAAAGAGGTTAAATACGCTGCTATGTTCTAACAGTACGCGtatgtataaaatgaaaatacgcGTTTGTGTTGTTTACCACTCCAAAGTTGTGTTACATTGTACCTTACACGTGTATGTTTTTCACGCAATTCCAAGTTCACATGTACCGCTTAACTCATGTATATTTCTCTCACGCTTAAATAGCCACTTGCACAGTAATTTAAAGGTGACTGATAGGCATTCATTTTTCTATGATATGCATTTAAGAACAAATAGATCACTTCACTTTTATATATAAGTTATAATTAATAACGAGTAACTAATTTATATTGAATGTATTATGATGAATTATTAATacaagtacagtaaaacacattTCTAACGAAGTGCAAGGGACATAGGATTTAACTTCATTGTAAGCGTAATTCGTAATAGCCATCAAATGCAAGTTAACAACATAAAATAAAGTCACGAGGAATGAAAATAATTTCGTtctaagcgtcaattcattataagcgtgttcgccaAAAcctgttttactgtaattagTCATGAGTAAACTGGGATTGTAATATAGGCAGGTTAGCTAAAGATCACACATACCAGGATTAGTGTCCAGCTCTGTACAGTCCGGTCCTGTCAGTCCCTCCACACACTCACAGCTACACACGCCATTGATCTGTTTCACAAAGCCTCCGTTTTGACAAACTGGGGGATCTTTACAGtcatcttgaaaaaaaacccaaatactaatagaaaaatattttaattcggtccgtttttttctgttgttcaaatcttgtcaatgaaattatcaaatttagaAAAGTTAACGTAATTATGATACATATCTATGATTATACATATGTGACAGAcgtgttttgttgttattttgttttatacgattaaaacaattattccaAAACTCAAGAGTATTAGATTATGACCAGTACACACCGGCACACTGGTAGAACGCGTTTAATTCCGCTTTATCATAGAAGGAGAGATCCGTCTGTTGTATCTGGGTCAGATATTCCAAATCTGGGtcattgacatacatgtatgttgtggATCCATACTGCAAGAGAATAAtcaatatctatttaaaatatttttttatatccgACGTCGTTGATAACGTCTAGAATGTATCTATTTtcattaagtattttttttttcgcccAAATCgtataaaattcttaacatCCAAACCTTCATTATATCATTAATGGAGAAAACAATTCTTCCTGCTATGTATGAAGTGCATATCAATTGAGAACAACGTCAACCATGATCTCTTTatggatattttaaattttgattttatatattttatttcaaatgagtCATTGTTTACTTGTACCAAAAGGTCAGccggattaaaaaaaaacaggtcTATAAACTTTTTAGATGACTGGTAAACATAGGTATACATCTATAGAGAGTTGTCTTGTGAACTGAGCTATGtataacaagatatctgtgagccaatgctcactagtgatacccccgctctgatgtgaatatgcaaaataagcaaagtcgacatttaacagaaagctggcatccgattggtacagaaatatatcccacaatatagcatgcctaaacaaatagtgtgttaaaatttcaagcatctgcgataaatagctgctgagaaatctttgaggaaaatttgtttgaaaattttggctaaaataaacaaagtactcatttaacaggaagttgacgtccgattggtacaaaattatatcccacgatatggcatgccttaacaaacactgtttaaaaatttcaagcatctgcgataaacaattgctgagaattcttagacggatttttttgaaaattttagctaaaaaataaacaaagtcgtcatttaacaggaagttgacgtctgattggtacagaaaCAAATCCAACgttatagcatgcctatacaaatattgtgtaaaaatgtcaagcatctgcgataaatagttgccgagaaatctttgaggaaaatttgtttgaaacttttggttaaaaaataagcaaagtcgtcatttaacaggaagttgacgtccgattggtacaaaaatatatcccacgatatggcatgccttaacaaacactgtttaaaaatttcaagcatctgcgataaatagttgctgagataaatgcgacagaaatttttgttacggacggacagacagacagacaaacagacaagggtaaaacagtatacccccgctccgaaggagcgggggtatactgtagattcctaattaaacgcgaggaattaatatccgcgtaaaaacGCGAGAAACACATcttgcgaattttaaaatctcgcttttatttttcggacataagtaaactacatgaaactatgataaaaaattgGCATTCGCGATTTGATGTTCTCGCGTTTTGATGAAAAACGGTtaaatcgcggaattaagtactcgcgtaaaataaggaatctacagtaataaGTTGCCAGGAGCTATACATGGCTAGAGAGGTGTCTTAATATTGAGCCAAACATGTCGATAAATTTGACTTGTTAACGTAGCTATACATGTCAAAAAAGTTAACAGCGCTATACAAGTCTAGAAATTTAACTTGTAAACAGAGTTAGTACACGTCTAGAAATCTGTCCTGTTGATACAGCTATGCAACCCTAGATGGTTGTCAAAAACTACACGTCTAGAAAGTTGTCATGTTAACAGAGCTAGCTTATTTATAAATCTGTAAGACACACTTCCGAATTTTTTCAGTTGACTAAATGACAATCCTATGTTCTATCCTGTATTTACCGTTAACCCATACTGTAGAACAGAGCTAAGGTCGTACTCCCTGGCGTTGTATAGGGAATATCCTTGGTAGTTCAGCTCGTTCCCACTAGACACTGCCGCCCAGTTAAACGAGAGAAGTTGATTCCGATCTTGTGCTCTAGATTGTTCGTGCATAGTCCCTGCGGCGTGTAGCATCTCGTGTAGAGATATGTCGATCTGTCAGGCATATGAATATTTGTGTTGGttacaaattattcaaaatagataatgacattgtaaataaatgtacatgtttactgAAATTCATTTCAAGATTTACAGATCAATATGTAAGACTGCTATAATTGTTCAATTTACATAAGCGTTGTATTAGatggttaaataaaaaaaattgcaggaaAACTGCAACCCGTTAAATCGACCTTTAATGAAAAGATGTGTCATGGAACTGCTTTGAATTGAATAAAACTAAATTATTGTGATGAAGCCATGTATTTTATGCTATTTCAAACATTGCCATATGAATAAACTCAATAATAGTTTCAAGATGTGCATGATTGTGTGAAAAATCATTCACATTTCTATGTAATATGCATTTTCTAGACATAAGGGGATGTGAAATAAAGGGAAAATAAACTGAATTAGTTTACTGAACATAAAACttattcaaatttgattattttcttgTAAACATGAAAGTAGTATTTATTGATACATACATTCagaggggccaagcccgttttaacataaatttcaatgtaaccataaataaagaaaggggtccaactctgacccagataaaaaaaaaactaccagctcgcttcaaaagcctaataaatcaattaatatttgaaacaatcccaata encodes:
- the LOC105321325 gene encoding neurogenic locus notch homolog protein 1, translated to MKRVFVSEEGVKWPNRTIPYEIDTTTYTNATNIKSIFSTAVDRFNEAGCLQWIPRTTETEYIRVVGNEARCASYVGHLGWSQQTLWMYESGCIYIDISLHEMLHAAGTMHEQSRAQDRNQLLSFNWAAVSSGNELNYQGYSLYNAREYDLSSVLQYGLTYGSTTYMYVNDPDLEYLTQIQQTDLSFYDKAELNAFYQCADDCKDPPVCQNGGFVKQINGVCSCECVEGLTGPDCTELDTNPECGGLVNLTVGSSDKIEMFGYQTNLTCTWLIKGPEKTKIKVEVDSLDLPTSDQDNCYHYIEIRDYLSGTDGKLICGDSGGAIFTKKNLGPTNMMVVRFDSEQYSAVTPGKGFSMTVTAEPSACSILPCKYPATCVDGATTDEYTCVCTEGYSGTNCDTVAATATVTDSFEDDFTTLMTHSSTGVDFQWSTNKYSNLNGFTKTASDGDLMATLRNNLFATAFYYTYRAKLETSAVFERASRCLRFDYAIADNNVGDAYPTTLTVRVFSDSGTSSVVFDENTGNDWATGEVDLPAVDNMKIEFEGVYGFQHLIFDNIRITPNLCNKVDPCGNVCQNGGICELIVDSASRCKCPLGFTGEFCQNDLCASVDCNQGICEVVSESQTQCNCSTGWFGEFCDVDPCENTTCKHGSCEGLSENQTKCNCEEGWFGELCTFHACEVVNCNQGSCEVVSDTETRCNCTPGWFGEFCDVDPCANVICNQGSCEILSENHTHCICDDGWFGTSCNIDPCSNTNCNNGQCEALLETQTQCNCDEGWEGELCDSQTFVTYKCDFEMEIEENCFLVESTDDDFDFTREMGSTLTERTGPDSAYNGSYFKYAEASNHFPGDVASLESNVDFNAGTYCLSLAINMKGSHVGSLSILTKDGYETIIQQKFKGKQSKHWFLYAKELSLSTSTKIIIETVRGGSNIRNQRGDIAVDDIQLTSSPCPTTSDNNDDKSANGKGKGPGNIIKPVVDPFRQNMT